In Zea mays cultivar B73 chromosome 7, Zm-B73-REFERENCE-NAM-5.0, whole genome shotgun sequence, the following proteins share a genomic window:
- the LOC100382055 gene encoding LRR receptor-like serine/threonine-protein kinase GSO1, translating into MNNRLTGRVPRTLAALSRVHTIDLSGNMLSGALPAELGRLPQLTFLVLSDNQLTGSVPGDLCGGDEAESSSIEHLMLSMNNFTGEIPEGLSRCRALTQLGLANNSLSGVIPAALGELGNLTDLVLNNNSLSGELPPELFNLTELQTLALYHNKLSGRLPDAIGRLVNLEELYLYENQFTGEIPESIGDCASLQMIDFFGNRFNGSIPASMGNLSQLIFLDFRQNELSGVIAPELGECQQLKILDLADNALSGSIPETFGKLRSLEQFMLYNNSLSGAIPDGMFECRNITRVNIAHNRLSGSLLPLCGTARLLSFDATNNSFDGAIPAQFGRSSGLQRVRLGSNMLSGPIPPSLGGITALTLLDVSSNALTGGFPATLAQCTNLSLVVLSHNRLSGAIPDWLGSLPQLGELTLSNNEFTGAIPVQLSNCSNLLKLSLDNNQINGTVPPELGSLASLNVLNLAHNQLSGQIPTTVAKLSSLYELNLSQNYLSGPIPPDISKLQELQSLLDLSSNNFSGHIPASLGSLSKLEDLNLSHNALVGAVPSQLAGMSSLVQLDLSSNQLEGRLGIEFGRWPQAAFANNAGLCGSPLRGCSSRNSRSAFHAASVALVTAVVTLLIVLVIIVLALMAVRRQAPGSEEMNCSAFSSSSSGSANRQLVIKGSARREFRWEAIMEATANLSDQFAIGSGGSGTVYRAELSTGETVAVKRIADMDSGMLLHDKSFTREVKTLGRVRHRHLVKLLGFVTSRECGGGGGMLVYEYMENGSLYDWLHGGSDGRKKQTLSWDARLKVAAGLAQGVEYLHHDCVPRIVHRDIKSSNVLLDGDMEAHLGDFGLAKAVRENRQAAFGKDCTESGSCFAGSYGYIAPECAYSLKATERSDVYSMGIVLMELVTGLLPTDKTFGGDMDMVRWVQSRMDAPLPAREQVFDPALKPLAPREESSMTEVLEVALRCTRAAPGERPTARQVSDLLLHVSLDYYRACEKR; encoded by the exons ATGAATAATCGCCTCACCGGCCGCGTCCCGCGCACGCTCGCCGCGCTCTCGCGCGTGCACACGATCGACCTGTCCGGCAACATGCTCTCTGGTGCGCTGCCCGccgagctcggccgcctgccgCAGCTTACTTTCTTGGTGCTATCCGACAACCAACTCACCGGCAGCGTCCCCGGCGACCTGTGCGGCGGCGATGAAGCGGAGTCCAGTAGCATCGAGCACCTTATGCTCTCGATGAACAACTTCACCGGGGAGATACCGGAGGGGCTCTCGCGGTGCCGAGCGCTGACACAGCTCGGCCTGGCGAACAACAGCCTCTCCGGCGTTATCCCCGCCGCGCTCGGCGAGCTCGGCAACCTGACGGATCTGGTCCTTAACAACAACAGCCTCTCCGGCGAGCTGCCGCCAGAGCTCTTCAACCTCACTGAGCTCCAGACACTGGCATTGTATCACAACAAGCTCTCCGGTCGCCTGCCGGACGCCATCGGCCGTCTTGTGAACCTGGAGGAGCTGTACCTGTACGAGAACCAGTTCACCGGCGAGATACCGGAGTCCATCGGGGACTGCGCGAGCTTGCAGATGATCGATTTCTTCGGGAACCGGTTCAACGGGAGCATACCGGCGTCCATGGGGAACCTGTCGCAACTGATCTTCCTCGACTTCAGGCAGAACGAGCTGTCCGGCGTGATCGCGCCGGAGCTCGGTGAGTGCCAGCAACTCAAAATCCTTGATTTGGCCGACAATGCTCTGTCCGGGTCGATTCCCGAGACGTTTGGGAAGCTCCGTTCGCTGGAGCAGTTCATGCTGTACAACAACTCGCTCTCCGGCGCCATCCCGGACGGCATGTTCGAGTGCCGGAACATCACGAGGGTCAACATCGCGCACAACCGGCTCAGCGGCAGCCTCCTGCCGCTCTGCGGCACGGCGAGGCTGTTGTCGTTCGACGCCACCAACAACTCCTTCGACGGCGCGATCCCAGCGCAGTTCGGCCGGTCGTCGGGGCTCCAGCGCGTGCGCCTGGGGAGCAACATGCTCTCCGGACCGATCCCGCCGTCGCTCGGCGGCATCACCGCGCTGACGCTGCTGGACGTGTCAAGCAACGCGCTCACTGGCGGCTTCCCAGCGACGCTCGCGCAGTGCACGAATCTCAGCCTCGTCGTCCTCAGCCACAACCGCCTGTCAGGGGCGATTCCGGACTGGCTGGGCTCGCTGCCGCAGCTCGGCGAGCTGACACTCTCCAACAACGAGTTCACCGGAGCAATCCCGGTGCAGCTCAGCAACTGCTCCAATCTCCTGAAGCTGTCGCTCGACAACAACCAGATCAATGGAACAGTGCCGCCTGAACTCGGCAGCTTGGCGTCCCTCAACGTGCTCAATCTCGCACACAACCAGCTCTCAGGTCAGATTCCAACGACGGTTGCAAAACTGAGCAGTCTCTATGAGCTGAATCTGTCACAGAATTATCTGTCCGGTCCAATCCCTCCGGATATCAGCAAGCTGCAAGAGCTGCAGAGCCTGTTGGACTTGAGCAGCAACAATTTCAGTGGCCACATCCCTGCATCACTCGGCTCACTCTCCAAGCTGGAAGACCTGAACCTGTCCCACAACGCTCTGGTCGGCGCGGTGCCGTCGCAGCTCGCTGGAATGAGTAGCTTGGTGCAGCTGGACCTGTCCAGCAACCAGCTTGAAGGGAGGCTGGGCATTGAGTTCGGCCGGTGGCCCCAGGCCGCGTTCGCCAACAATGCAGGGCTCTGCGGTAGCCCTCTGAGAGGTTGCAGCAGCAGGAACAGCCGGTCGGCGTTCCACGCGGCGTCCGTCGCGTTGGTGACTGCGGTGGTCACGCTGTTGATCGTGCTCGTGATCATCGTGCTTGCGCTGATGGCGGTGCGCCGCCAGGCCCCGGGGTCAGAGGAGATGAACTGCTCGGCGTTCTCGTCGTCGAGCTCGGGCAGCGCAAACCGGCAGCTCGTCATCAAGGGCTCGGCGCGGCGGGAGTTCCGGTGGGAGGCGATCATGGAGGCCACGGCGAACCTGAGCGACCAGTTCGCCATCGGATCCGGCGGGTCGGGCACGGTGTACAGGGCGGAGCTGTCCACTGGCGAGACGGTGGCCGTGAAGAGGATCGCGGACATGGACAGCGGCATGCTGCTGCACGACAAGAGCTTCACGCGGGAGGTCAAGACCCTGGGCCGCGTCCGGCACCGGCACCTGGTCAAGCTGCTCGGCTTCGTCACGTCCCGCgagtgcggcggcggcggcggcatgcTCGTGTACGAGTACATGGAGAACGGCAGCCTCTACGACTGGCTGCACGGCGGCAGCGATGGCCGGAAGAAGCAGACGCTCAGCTGGGACGCGCGGCTCAAGGTCGCCGCCGGGCTCGCGCAGGGCGTGGAGTACCTCCACCACGACTGTGTGCCGCGGATCGTGCACCGGGACATCAAGTCCAGCAACGTGCTCCTCGACGGCGACATGGAGGCGCACCTCGGCGACTTCGGCCTCGCCAAGGCCGTTCGGGAGAACCGGCAGGCCGCCTTCGGCAAAGACTGCACCGAGTCAGGTTCCTGCTTCGCCGGATCATACGGGTACATCGCTCCAG AGTGTGCTTACTCCCTGAAGGCGACGGAGAGGAGCGACGTGTACAGCATGGGCATCGTGCTGATGGAGCTCGTCACCGGGCTCTTACCGACCGACAAGACCTTTGGCGGAGACATGGACATGGTGAGGTGGGTGCAGTCAAGGATGGACGCGCCATTGCCGGCCCGGGAGCAGGTGTTCGATCCTGCTCTGAAGCCGCTGGCGCCGCGTGAGGAGTCGTCAATGACGGAGGTGCTGGAGGTGGCGCTCCGGTGCACGAGGGCGGCACCGGGGGAGAGGCCGACCGCGCGGCAGGTCTCCGATCTGCTGCTCCACGTTTCACTCGATTACTACCGCGCCTGCGAAAAACGTTAG
- the LOC100192083 gene encoding uncharacterized protein LOC100192083: MPATPTIIGALLGLGTQMYSNALRKLPYMRHPWEHLLGMGLGAVFVNQLVKFDEKLKEDLDKMLERARLANEQRYIDDDE; the protein is encoded by the exons ATGCCGGCGACGCCGACGATCATCGGTGCCCTCCTGGGGCTGGGCACCCAGATGTACTCAAACGCTCTCCGCAAGCTCCCCTACATGCGCC ATCCATGGGAGCATTTGTTGGGGATGGGTCTCGGTGCAGTGTTTGTGAACCAGCTGGTAAAGTTTGATGAGAAGCTCAAGGAGGACCTCGACAAGATGCTTGAGCGCGCCAGGCTAGCCAACGAGCAGCGCTACATTG ACGATGATGAATAG
- the LOC100192083 gene encoding uncharacterized protein isoform X1 → MPATPTIIGALLGLGTQMYSNALRKLPYMRHPWEHLLGMGLGAVFVNQLVKFDEKLKEDLDKMLERARLANEQRYIGTVLTCPGMLCLQIHFAIVAGSSR, encoded by the exons ATGCCGGCGACGCCGACGATCATCGGTGCCCTCCTGGGGCTGGGCACCCAGATGTACTCAAACGCTCTCCGCAAGCTCCCCTACATGCGCC ATCCATGGGAGCATTTGTTGGGGATGGGTCTCGGTGCAGTGTTTGTGAACCAGCTGGTAAAGTTTGATGAGAAGCTCAAGGAGGACCTCGACAAGATGCTTGAGCGCGCCAGGCTAGCCAACGAGCAGCGCTACATTGGTACTGTGCTAACTTGCCCTGGCATGTTATGTCTGCAAATTCATTTTGCTATTGTTGCCGGTAGTTCTCGCTAA